A single window of Acidobacteriota bacterium DNA harbors:
- a CDS encoding GNAT family N-acetyltransferase → MNEPAFILREALREDVPAIVGLIQDLALYERQPEDCHADPALLEKHLFGPRPYAEAIVAEAGGEVIGFALFFHNYSTWLTRPGLYLEDLYVKPERRGLGAGKALLVRLAQIAVSRGCGRMEWSVLTWNEPAIGFYKALGAVPMEGWRTYRLTGDALVALGR, encoded by the coding sequence ATGAACGAACCGGCCTTCATCCTGCGCGAGGCGCTCCGCGAGGACGTGCCCGCCATCGTCGGGCTCATCCAGGACCTCGCCCTGTACGAGCGCCAGCCGGAGGACTGCCACGCGGACCCGGCGCTCCTCGAGAAACACCTGTTCGGCCCGCGGCCCTACGCCGAGGCGATCGTCGCCGAGGCCGGAGGCGAGGTCATCGGCTTCGCGCTCTTCTTCCACAACTACTCGACGTGGCTCACGCGCCCCGGCCTCTACCTCGAGGACCTCTACGTGAAGCCCGAGCGACGGGGGCTCGGCGCCGGCAAGGCGCTTCTCGTCCGCCTGGCCCAGATCGCGGTGTCGCGGGGATGCGGGCGGATGGAGTGGAGCGTGCTCACCTGGAACGAGCCCGCGATCGGCTTCTACAAGGCCCTCGGGGCCGTTCCCATGGAGGGCTGGAGGACGTACCGCCTCACGGGTGACGCCCTGGTCGCTCTCGGGCGATAA
- a CDS encoding class I SAM-dependent methyltransferase, producing the protein MAAHGSFYGLLTRRVGEVRLAAALPHLPSGGRVLDVGCGLTDLAARIPDYVGCDRNPDVLAQQRKKFPKRDFYEWDIGRGAAPAALLARAPFEGILLLAVLEHVPDAAAVLARLSPLLSPGGRLIATTPHPIGRWPLEAGAALGLLSSHAHDEHETLLGREALEAAGRSSGLSLVHYRRFLLGMNQLAVFSR; encoded by the coding sequence GTGGCGGCTCACGGGTCTTTCTACGGCCTCCTGACGCGGCGGGTGGGCGAGGTCCGCCTCGCGGCCGCGCTCCCGCACCTGCCGTCCGGCGGCAGAGTCCTGGACGTGGGCTGCGGCCTCACCGACCTCGCGGCGCGCATTCCGGACTACGTCGGCTGCGACCGCAACCCGGACGTGCTCGCGCAGCAAAGAAAGAAATTTCCGAAGAGAGATTTCTATGAATGGGATATCGGGCGAGGCGCGGCTCCGGCGGCGCTCCTGGCACGGGCACCATTCGAAGGAATTCTCCTCCTCGCCGTCCTCGAACACGTGCCAGACGCTGCGGCCGTCCTTGCCCGTCTCTCACCGCTTCTTTCTCCTGGGGGCCGGTTGATCGCCACGACTCCCCATCCGATCGGCCGCTGGCCGCTCGAGGCCGGCGCGGCCCTCGGCCTTCTTTCCTCCCACGCCCACGACGAGCACGAGACGCTGCTGGGGCGTGAAGCCCTCGAGGCGGCGGGCCGCTCTTCGGGGCTCTCCCTCGTCCACTACCGGAGGTTCCTCCTCGGCATGAACCAGCTCGCGGTCTTCTCCCGGTGA
- a CDS encoding excinuclease ABC subunit UvrA yields MTARPRPVRRGADAIRVVNARTHNLKDVTCTIPVGALTVVTGPSGSGKSSLAFDTLYAEGQRRFVESMSTYARQYLERLERPDVDEITHVLPAIAIEQKAAARSARSTIGSATEIHDVLRLLFSAAGTLRCPDDGSAVRRETPETVRAALLEEFGEGARLLVIAPRKVTSFAAESAEWRRLGFFRYVGAAGDVLEIEEKISSSGRKGKGAFPLLIGRHVLRGDDPEILSSLSMAFDSSDGEVRVLRAGEPLASARTFRRGLSCNACGRAFADPVPALFSFNSPRGACETCQGFGRVVGIDAARVIPDARKSLRERPIAPFNSPSYESAYDELKAVSRRLKLRWDVPWSELTQRERDVVWKGSGDWYGVEGLFKYLEKKRYKVHVRVLLSRYRGYSRCPACGGARLRPEALAVTVGGKTIADVCDLTLDGFVAFLGALPLRDAERERAASLVDELTRRARTLVEIGLGYLTLARTMRTLSGGEAQRVQLGSAIGNALTGTLYVLDEPTVGLHPRDTRRLLAVLERLAAAGNAVVAVEHDTDVIRAADHVIDLGPGAGALGGRLVFEGTPEALTEQDTATGRSLKKEREVFLASESRPYGQSASSQSLAAETVGAYGAFLEGGVSGRARERASALRVVGARANNLQNLSVSFPLGCLVAVSGVSGSGKSSLVVDVLAAGARQRMGKGLLPGIEAVGEHDGIFGLEHLSDVVLVDQSPLGRSSRSNPATVTKTWDEIRTLLARTPAAKARKLEKGAFSFNAVGGRCERCEGAGVVTVDMQFLADVTIVCDVCDGRRFKPEVLEVRLRGRNVDGLLATTVDEARLLFADAPAIADRLQPLADAGLGYLTLGQSTATLSGGEAQRLKIATFLRGAEAPKEPVLFVFDEPTTGLAPSDVDVLLAVFRRLLAAGHSIVAVEHNTAFLARADHLIELGPDGGPDGGRVVFEGAPAALAARGGTPTAHALKGRVQFPLR; encoded by the coding sequence GTGACGGCGCGCCCCCGCCCCGTCCGCCGCGGCGCGGACGCGATCCGGGTCGTGAACGCCCGCACGCACAACCTGAAAGACGTCACGTGCACGATCCCGGTGGGGGCGCTCACCGTCGTGACGGGCCCTTCGGGGTCGGGCAAGTCGTCGCTCGCCTTCGACACGCTCTACGCCGAGGGCCAGCGGCGCTTCGTCGAGTCCATGTCGACGTACGCGCGGCAGTACCTCGAGCGGCTCGAGCGGCCGGACGTGGACGAGATCACGCACGTCCTGCCCGCGATCGCGATCGAGCAGAAAGCGGCCGCGCGCTCGGCGAGGTCGACGATCGGCTCGGCCACCGAGATCCACGACGTCCTGCGCCTCCTCTTCTCGGCCGCGGGGACGCTGCGCTGCCCGGACGATGGCAGCGCCGTGCGCCGCGAGACGCCCGAGACCGTCCGCGCGGCGCTCCTCGAAGAGTTCGGCGAGGGAGCGCGCCTCCTCGTCATCGCCCCGAGGAAGGTGACTTCGTTCGCGGCGGAGAGCGCGGAGTGGAGGCGCCTCGGCTTCTTCCGGTATGTCGGAGCGGCGGGTGACGTTCTGGAAATTGAAGAGAAGATTTCTTCGAGTGGAAGAAAGGGGAAGGGCGCTTTTCCCCTTCTCATCGGCCGCCACGTGCTGCGGGGCGACGATCCGGAGATTCTTTCTTCACTTTCAATGGCATTCGACTCTTCGGACGGCGAGGTGCGCGTGCTGCGCGCCGGAGAGCCGCTCGCGTCCGCCCGAACGTTTCGCCGCGGGCTGTCGTGCAACGCCTGCGGGCGCGCGTTCGCGGACCCGGTCCCCGCGCTCTTCTCGTTCAACTCGCCGCGCGGGGCGTGCGAGACGTGCCAGGGCTTCGGGCGCGTCGTCGGGATCGACGCGGCGCGCGTGATCCCCGACGCGCGCAAGTCGTTGCGTGAACGTCCCATCGCGCCGTTCAACTCGCCCTCGTACGAGAGCGCTTACGACGAGCTGAAGGCCGTCTCGCGCCGCCTGAAGCTGCGGTGGGACGTGCCGTGGAGCGAGCTGACGCAGCGGGAGCGGGACGTCGTCTGGAAGGGCTCCGGCGACTGGTACGGCGTCGAGGGGCTCTTCAAGTACCTCGAGAAGAAGCGCTACAAGGTGCACGTCCGCGTGCTTCTCTCGCGCTACCGCGGCTACTCGAGGTGCCCCGCGTGCGGCGGCGCGCGCCTGAGGCCCGAGGCGCTCGCGGTGACGGTGGGCGGGAAGACGATCGCCGACGTTTGCGACCTGACGCTCGACGGGTTCGTGGCGTTCCTCGGCGCGCTCCCGCTGCGCGACGCCGAGCGCGAGCGGGCGGCCTCCCTCGTCGACGAGCTGACGCGGCGAGCCCGCACGCTGGTCGAGATCGGCCTCGGCTACCTGACGCTTGCGCGCACGATGCGCACGCTGTCGGGCGGCGAGGCGCAGCGCGTCCAGCTCGGATCGGCCATCGGCAACGCGCTCACGGGCACGCTCTACGTCCTCGACGAGCCGACGGTGGGCCTGCACCCGCGCGACACGCGCCGCCTTCTCGCCGTCCTCGAAAGGCTCGCGGCGGCGGGCAACGCGGTGGTCGCCGTGGAGCACGACACGGACGTCATCCGCGCTGCGGACCACGTCATCGACCTGGGCCCAGGGGCGGGTGCTCTGGGCGGGCGGCTCGTCTTCGAGGGGACGCCGGAGGCGCTGACCGAACAGGACACCGCGACGGGCAGGTCGTTGAAGAAGGAGAGAGAGGTATTTCTTGCTTCGGAGAGCAGGCCATACGGTCAGAGCGCGTCGAGCCAGAGCCTCGCAGCCGAAACGGTGGGCGCCTACGGCGCTTTCTTAGAAGGGGGTGTAAGTGGCCGCGCGCGCGAGCGGGCCAGTGCGCTCCGGGTTGTCGGAGCTCGCGCGAACAACCTCCAGAACCTGTCCGTTTCGTTTCCGCTCGGTTGCCTCGTGGCCGTGTCCGGGGTCTCGGGGTCGGGGAAATCTTCCCTCGTCGTCGACGTCCTTGCCGCGGGTGCGCGGCAGCGGATGGGCAAGGGCCTTCTCCCGGGAATCGAGGCGGTGGGGGAGCACGACGGTATCTTCGGGCTCGAGCACCTTTCGGACGTCGTCCTCGTCGACCAGTCGCCGCTCGGGCGCTCGTCGCGCTCGAACCCCGCGACCGTGACGAAGACGTGGGACGAGATCCGCACGCTTCTCGCGCGGACCCCGGCCGCGAAGGCCCGGAAGCTCGAGAAGGGCGCGTTCAGCTTCAACGCGGTGGGCGGACGCTGCGAGCGGTGCGAGGGCGCCGGCGTCGTGACCGTGGACATGCAGTTCCTCGCGGACGTGACGATCGTCTGCGACGTCTGCGACGGACGTCGGTTCAAGCCCGAGGTCCTCGAGGTGCGCCTGCGCGGGAGGAACGTCGACGGGCTCCTCGCGACGACCGTCGACGAGGCGCGCCTCCTCTTCGCGGACGCGCCCGCCATCGCGGACCGCCTCCAGCCGCTCGCGGACGCCGGTCTCGGCTACCTCACGCTCGGCCAGTCGACGGCGACGCTCTCGGGAGGCGAGGCGCAGCGGCTGAAGATCGCCACCTTCCTCCGGGGAGCCGAGGCCCCGAAGGAGCCGGTCCTGTTCGTGTTCGACGAGCCGACGACGGGCCTGGCGCCGAGCGACGTCGACGTCCTCCTCGCCGTGTTCCGCCGGCTCCTCGCGGCCGGGCATTCGATCGTCGCGGTAGAGCACAACACCGCCTTCCTGGCGCGCGCCGACCACCTGATCGAGCTGGGTCCGGACGGCGGTCCGGACGGCGGCCGCGTCGTCTTCGAGGGCGCGCCGGCGGCGCTCGCGGCCCGCGGCGGGACGCCGACCGCGCATGCGTTGAAAGGACGGGTACAATTTCCGCTACGGTGA
- a CDS encoding RDD family protein: MGRPTRSPTIAPPTIVPPAIAPPQRELADYSIRVHEAEKAARIPPADRAASFRERRTPSLNETPRGVANPFARLLAALVDAVILAAINVLLFAPVFLIDYFRAELQTRDAAPDWAFRAITGLSILLALLANVLYVVGGWAWRGRTPGKSLLGLAVVRRGGPSGQGIGWGSAFIRAIVCVLAGLPLGLGWAWAFFEKDRRAFQDLAAGTWVIRVR; this comes from the coding sequence GTGGGGCGCCCGACGAGGTCTCCCACGATCGCGCCGCCCACGATCGTGCCGCCCGCAATTGCGCCGCCGCAGCGCGAGCTTGCCGACTACTCGATCCGCGTCCACGAGGCCGAGAAGGCGGCTCGCATTCCGCCCGCCGACAGAGCCGCGAGCTTTCGGGAACGCCGCACGCCTTCCCTCAACGAGACGCCGCGCGGCGTGGCGAACCCCTTCGCCCGCCTTCTTGCGGCGCTCGTCGACGCGGTGATTCTCGCCGCGATCAACGTGCTGCTCTTCGCGCCCGTTTTCCTGATCGACTACTTCCGGGCCGAGCTCCAGACGCGCGACGCCGCGCCCGACTGGGCGTTTCGCGCGATCACCGGGCTGTCCATCCTCCTCGCGCTTCTCGCGAACGTCCTCTACGTGGTCGGCGGCTGGGCGTGGCGCGGCCGCACTCCCGGCAAATCGCTTCTCGGCCTCGCCGTCGTCAGGCGTGGCGGGCCCTCGGGCCAGGGCATCGGATGGGGGTCCGCGTTCATCCGCGCGATCGTCTGCGTCCTCGCGGGCCTCCCGCTGGGGCTCGGGTGGGCGTGGGCGTTCTTCGAGAAGGACAGGCGGGCTTTCCAGGACCTCGCGGCCGGAACCTGGGTGATCAGGGTCCGTTGA
- a CDS encoding serine/threonine protein kinase, protein MAGAVERIAHYRILKRIGRGGMGIVYQAVDERDGRLVALKVIREAEAPGDESAVHQHEARVRFDREAAILKSLLHVNVVTFYEIGEEDGTPWLAMEYLDGVPLTSYAGKPWTETLPLLVQAAHGMEYLASRGIVHRDLSPDNILVIERGGDLIVKLLDFGIAKLFEHATGLESLTATGFFLGKVAYGSPEQLGALGHGATLDWRSDVYSLGVIFYQVLAGQRPFDGKAPVEYIAAHLNATAPPVAAPHDAPALPVPLVRLIGQMLEKKREDRPGGWREIVDRLVAVLRSSGSTVRLPESVDHPLPPPAATGRTALVGQMPATTPSRRGRGIEARMLASVAAAALVLVAAATWYARRPHEPADPPAPRPRPAVSASASAAPGGTPAPAALLGRLKILALPYARVLAVVDAAGKAVALPKDATTPLLLRDLAPGTYRVALAGPDGTRRVERRVDVAAGTAELLSEPFETPSSLAQMLGTGGSKP, encoded by the coding sequence TTGGCCGGCGCCGTCGAACGGATCGCCCATTACCGGATCCTGAAGCGGATCGGCCGCGGCGGCATGGGGATCGTCTACCAGGCCGTCGACGAGCGCGACGGCCGCCTCGTCGCCCTGAAGGTCATCCGCGAGGCCGAGGCCCCCGGCGACGAGTCCGCCGTCCACCAGCACGAGGCGCGCGTGCGCTTCGACCGCGAGGCCGCGATCCTCAAGAGCCTTCTCCACGTCAACGTCGTGACGTTCTACGAGATCGGGGAGGAAGACGGCACGCCGTGGCTCGCGATGGAGTACCTGGACGGCGTGCCGCTGACGTCCTACGCCGGCAAGCCGTGGACGGAGACGCTCCCGCTCCTGGTCCAGGCCGCGCACGGGATGGAATACCTCGCCTCGCGCGGGATCGTCCACCGCGACCTTTCGCCCGACAACATCCTCGTGATCGAGCGCGGCGGCGATCTCATCGTCAAGCTCCTCGACTTCGGCATCGCGAAGCTGTTCGAGCACGCGACCGGCCTCGAGTCCCTCACGGCGACGGGCTTCTTCCTCGGGAAGGTCGCGTACGGGTCGCCGGAGCAGCTCGGCGCGCTCGGCCACGGAGCGACGCTCGACTGGCGGAGCGACGTCTACAGCCTCGGCGTCATCTTCTACCAGGTCCTCGCGGGGCAGCGCCCGTTCGACGGCAAGGCGCCGGTCGAGTACATCGCGGCGCACCTGAACGCCACGGCGCCGCCCGTCGCCGCGCCGCACGACGCGCCCGCCCTGCCCGTGCCCCTCGTGCGCCTCATCGGGCAGATGCTGGAGAAGAAACGCGAGGACCGGCCTGGCGGCTGGCGCGAGATCGTGGACCGGCTCGTCGCCGTCCTCCGCTCGTCCGGCAGCACGGTGCGGCTCCCGGAATCCGTCGACCACCCGCTGCCGCCGCCGGCGGCCACGGGCCGGACGGCTCTGGTCGGCCAGATGCCGGCGACGACGCCCTCGCGCCGGGGGCGCGGGATCGAGGCGCGCATGCTCGCGAGCGTTGCCGCGGCGGCCCTCGTCCTCGTCGCGGCGGCCACGTGGTACGCGCGCCGCCCGCACGAGCCGGCCGATCCGCCCGCGCCCCGGCCGCGGCCCGCCGTGTCCGCGTCGGCGTCCGCGGCGCCCGGGGGAACCCCCGCCCCGGCCGCCCTCCTCGGCCGCCTGAAGATCCTCGCGCTGCCGTACGCGCGCGTCCTCGCCGTCGTGGACGCCGCCGGGAAGGCCGTCGCGCTCCCGAAGGACGCGACGACGCCCCTCCTGCTGCGCGACCTCGCGCCCGGAACGTACCGCGTCGCGCTCGCGGGGCCGGACGGGACGCGCCGCGTGGAACGGCGCGTCGACGTCGCGGCGGGAACGGCCGAGCTTCTTTCCGAGCCGTTCGAGACGCCTTCCTCACTCGCCCAGATGCTCGGCACCGGAGGTTCGAAGCCATGA
- a CDS encoding outer membrane protein transport protein has protein sequence MTLPLSRATSVLVALLAAWAPTAAAQLDSALLSKLRFNLTNPGGKSLAMGGAFSAIADDATAALANPAGLGLISSIEIAVSGKRVNETLALSTARSVATGSLVTPYPPVQTSSVGLDASTTGVEFAGVVVPISRRLVAALTYAENLRFEGDAGPGGYPYLELRDNRSGGTTRRDFLYEYREYGSAKLSNRLLAASLAYRVTESLRLGGGVTLNRSTFDLDGDAGGPHRIVSQTYLSPTVQETLTTTLGVQGLGGTQVGFVAGVHADLIADGKLTFGADYRWTQAAEGTLVIGGYVPTALAGQTARTFKFRVPSDASVGLAAHPMPGLTIAAEVQWVRYGDIFDRALPVVSYAGLVGPAGYPVRDVLADLSPAPNVFVPRLGFEYVAGSKDVRVALRVGYHREPAHGVTASLAARDGSGQPYPITDPPFSEGVAAVFDGGKADDRFTGGLGLTVSRALSVDFGFDVGRDSQQFAVSLFYRF, from the coding sequence ATGACGTTGCCTCTCAGCCGGGCGACCTCGGTCCTCGTCGCGCTCCTCGCCGCGTGGGCGCCGACCGCGGCCGCCCAGCTCGACTCGGCCCTCCTCTCCAAGCTGCGCTTCAACCTCACGAACCCCGGCGGCAAGTCCCTTGCGATGGGCGGCGCTTTCTCCGCGATCGCCGACGACGCGACCGCGGCGCTCGCGAATCCGGCGGGTCTCGGCCTGATCTCGTCCATCGAGATCGCGGTGTCCGGCAAGCGCGTGAACGAGACCCTCGCCCTGTCGACGGCCCGTTCGGTCGCGACGGGCAGCCTCGTGACGCCCTATCCGCCCGTCCAGACGTCCTCCGTCGGCCTCGACGCGAGCACGACGGGCGTCGAGTTCGCCGGCGTCGTCGTTCCGATCTCGCGACGCCTCGTCGCCGCGCTCACGTACGCCGAAAACCTCCGGTTCGAGGGCGACGCGGGGCCGGGCGGCTACCCGTACCTCGAGCTGCGCGACAACCGCTCCGGCGGAACCACGCGCCGCGATTTCCTTTACGAGTACCGCGAGTACGGCTCGGCGAAGCTGTCGAACCGGCTCCTCGCGGCGTCCCTCGCCTATCGCGTGACGGAAAGCCTTCGGCTCGGGGGAGGGGTCACCCTGAACCGCTCCACGTTCGACCTCGACGGCGACGCGGGCGGCCCGCACCGGATCGTGAGCCAGACGTACCTCTCGCCGACGGTCCAGGAGACCCTCACGACCACGCTGGGCGTGCAGGGCCTCGGAGGCACGCAGGTCGGCTTCGTCGCGGGCGTCCACGCCGACCTCATCGCGGACGGCAAGCTCACGTTCGGCGCGGACTACCGCTGGACCCAGGCCGCCGAGGGCACGCTCGTGATCGGCGGCTACGTGCCGACTGCGCTCGCGGGTCAGACCGCCCGGACGTTCAAGTTCCGCGTCCCGAGCGACGCCTCCGTCGGGCTCGCCGCACACCCGATGCCCGGGCTCACGATCGCCGCCGAGGTCCAGTGGGTGAGGTACGGCGACATCTTCGACCGCGCGCTGCCCGTCGTCTCGTACGCGGGTCTGGTGGGGCCTGCCGGCTATCCCGTCCGGGACGTTCTCGCGGATCTCTCGCCCGCTCCGAACGTCTTCGTGCCTCGCCTCGGCTTCGAGTACGTGGCGGGCAGCAAGGACGTGCGGGTGGCGCTCCGCGTCGGGTACCACCGCGAGCCCGCGCACGGAGTCACGGCGAGCCTCGCCGCGCGCGACGGCTCCGGGCAGCCCTACCCGATCACGGACCCGCCGTTCTCCGAGGGCGTCGCGGCCGTGTTCGACGGAGGGAAGGCGGACGACAGGTTCACGGGCGGGCTCGGCCTCACGGTCTCTCGCGCGCTCTCCGTGGACTTCGGATTCGACGTGGGGCGCGACTCGCAGCAGTTCGCCGTGAGCCTCTTCTACCGGTTCTAG
- a CDS encoding GGDEF domain-containing protein has protein sequence MLFTLSQVLVLFCALLAASLGILAVLLLRWNRARVELGLYAALAFAVAFWLATPLLAPVPVPISREILGRLVRALSFLLPAIGFLFLLRILGLGARGLRLAVLVPAVVGAPLALALPMSAGWLDSLAVASLLVVGAGVAWVLARKENRRRDTFLAFAATGILLAGGVAEIASRKLPQANSASGVLLGTAFLAFTALLLPTAADEERRLFTRATTDAVTNLPNRGTFLARSRDELFRAERTRRPLALVLLELDGFDAIRKEKDTAAVDEIVAAFGQGVARAIRGIDVPARWGPGTFAALLVEAEEGSTRAAVERIRGFAAKAAGVTASAGISIRRPLEKTTIEDLIRRAEAALDDATRDGARDRSAMETRDEQPERS, from the coding sequence GTGCTCTTCACACTGTCACAGGTCCTCGTGCTCTTCTGCGCGCTGCTCGCGGCGTCGCTGGGCATTCTCGCCGTGCTTCTCCTGCGCTGGAACCGCGCGCGCGTGGAGCTCGGCCTCTATGCGGCTCTCGCGTTCGCGGTCGCGTTCTGGCTCGCGACGCCGCTCCTGGCTCCGGTCCCCGTCCCGATCTCGCGGGAGATCCTCGGAAGGCTCGTGCGGGCCCTCTCGTTCCTCCTGCCCGCGATCGGCTTTCTCTTCCTACTCCGGATCCTCGGCCTCGGAGCGCGCGGCCTGAGGCTCGCGGTCCTCGTCCCGGCCGTCGTCGGAGCGCCCCTCGCCCTCGCGCTGCCCATGTCCGCGGGCTGGCTCGACAGCCTCGCCGTGGCCTCGCTCCTCGTCGTGGGCGCCGGGGTCGCCTGGGTGCTCGCGCGGAAGGAGAACCGCCGCCGCGACACCTTCCTCGCCTTCGCGGCGACGGGCATCCTCCTCGCCGGAGGCGTCGCAGAGATCGCGTCCCGGAAGCTTCCCCAGGCGAACTCCGCGTCGGGCGTGCTCCTCGGCACGGCCTTCCTCGCCTTCACGGCCCTCCTGCTCCCGACCGCCGCGGACGAGGAGCGCCGCCTCTTCACGCGCGCCACGACGGACGCCGTCACGAACCTCCCGAACCGCGGGACGTTTCTCGCGCGCTCGCGAGACGAGCTCTTCCGCGCCGAGCGCACGCGCCGCCCCCTCGCGCTCGTCCTTCTCGAGCTGGACGGCTTCGACGCGATCCGGAAGGAAAAGGACACCGCCGCCGTCGACGAGATCGTCGCGGCTTTCGGCCAGGGCGTCGCCCGCGCCATCCGCGGCATCGACGTGCCGGCCCGGTGGGGCCCCGGCACGTTCGCCGCCCTCCTCGTCGAGGCCGAAGAAGGAAGCACGCGCGCCGCCGTCGAACGCATCCGGGGATTCGCGGCGAAGGCGGCCGGCGTGACGGCGTCCGCGGGCATCTCCATCCGGCGGCCCCTCGAGAAGACGACGATCGAGGACCTCATCCGGCGCGCGGAGGCCGCGCTCGACGACGCGACGCGCGACGGCGCCCGCGACCGCAGCGCGATGGAGACGCGCGACGAGCAGCCCGAGCGGTCCTGA
- a CDS encoding SDR family oxidoreductase gives MRVVVTGAAGFLGSHLTDRLLAEGHEVVGLDNLVTGDVRNIAHLAGNRKFRFVFHDVTEYIYLDGPVDAILHFASPASPIDYLQIPIQTLKVGALGTHKALGLARAKGARFLLASTSEVYGDPLVHPQPETYWGNVNPVGPRGCYDEAKRFAEAMTIAYRNFHKVETRIVRIFNTYGPRMRPNDGRIVPSLIGQALRGEPLTVFGDGSQTRSFCYVSDLIDGIHRLLVSDHPGPMNIGNPAEMTVLEFAGTIQRLTGARAPIVHRPLPVDDPRQRRPDISLAKATLGWEPKVGLEEGLRKTIEYFASRT, from the coding sequence ATGCGCGTCGTCGTCACGGGGGCCGCGGGCTTCCTCGGCAGTCACCTCACGGACCGGCTCCTCGCCGAGGGGCACGAGGTCGTGGGCCTCGACAACCTCGTGACGGGCGACGTGCGCAACATCGCGCACCTCGCCGGAAACCGGAAGTTCCGCTTCGTCTTCCACGACGTCACGGAGTACATCTACCTCGACGGGCCGGTCGACGCGATCCTCCACTTCGCGTCCCCCGCCTCGCCGATCGACTACCTCCAGATTCCCATCCAGACCCTCAAGGTCGGCGCGCTCGGGACGCACAAGGCGCTCGGCCTCGCCCGCGCCAAGGGCGCCCGCTTCCTCCTCGCCTCGACGTCCGAGGTTTACGGCGACCCGCTCGTCCACCCGCAGCCCGAGACGTACTGGGGGAACGTGAACCCCGTCGGCCCGCGCGGCTGCTACGACGAGGCGAAGCGCTTCGCCGAGGCGATGACGATCGCGTACCGGAACTTCCACAAGGTCGAGACGCGCATCGTCCGGATCTTCAACACGTACGGCCCGCGGATGCGGCCGAACGACGGGCGCATCGTGCCGTCCCTCATCGGACAGGCGCTCCGCGGGGAACCGCTCACGGTCTTCGGAGACGGTTCGCAGACCCGCTCGTTCTGCTATGTCTCCGACCTCATCGACGGCATCCACCGCCTCCTCGTGTCGGACCACCCGGGCCCGATGAACATCGGCAACCCGGCCGAGATGACGGTTCTCGAGTTCGCCGGGACGATTCAACGGCTCACCGGGGCGCGCGCTCCGATCGTCCACCGCCCCCTGCCCGTGGACGACCCGCGGCAGAGACGGCCCGACATTTCCCTCGCGAAGGCGACGCTCGGCTGGGAGCCGAAGGTCGGGCTCGAAGAGGGCCTTCGGAAGACGATCGAGTACTTCGCTTCCCGCACCTGA
- a CDS encoding UDP-glucose/GDP-mannose dehydrogenase family protein — MNICMVGTGYVGLVTGACLSDFGMDVTCVDKDETKIALLKNGVSPIYEPGLEELIHKNEKAGRLRFSTDIVEAIERSLVIFIAVGTPPKDDGSPDLSFIFQVAESIREHMNGYKVVVTKSTVPTGTGAQIEEILKKNGKHKFSVVSNPEFLREGSAIEDFMHPDRVVIGSRDEEAIAIVKDVYSPLSIAGVPFVVTDVESAELIKYASNGFLALKITFINEIAMMCDKMGADVKDVARGMGLDKRIAPQFLNPGPGYGGSCFPKDSSAVVDLARKVGYTFELMEATLSANDRVKARMIEKVEGLCGSVKGKRVALLGIAFKPETDDIRESASLKLASDLLARGADVVAYDPAAMENARKEMPRLKLAEDQYACIAGADILVLATDWNQFRKLDLPRIEKTMKAKNFVDLRNLYEPKEMKKAGWNYVGLGRA; from the coding sequence ATGAACATCTGCATGGTCGGCACGGGCTACGTCGGCCTCGTCACGGGCGCGTGCCTGTCCGATTTCGGCATGGACGTCACCTGCGTCGACAAGGACGAGACCAAGATCGCGCTCCTGAAGAACGGCGTCTCCCCCATCTACGAGCCGGGCCTCGAGGAGCTCATCCACAAGAACGAGAAGGCGGGCCGTCTGCGCTTCTCGACCGACATCGTCGAGGCCATCGAGCGCTCGCTCGTGATCTTCATCGCGGTCGGCACGCCGCCGAAGGACGACGGCTCGCCCGACCTGTCGTTCATCTTCCAGGTCGCCGAGTCGATCCGCGAGCACATGAACGGCTACAAGGTCGTCGTGACGAAGTCGACCGTACCGACCGGCACCGGCGCGCAGATCGAGGAGATCCTCAAGAAGAACGGCAAGCACAAGTTCTCGGTCGTCTCGAACCCCGAATTCCTGCGCGAGGGCTCGGCGATCGAGGACTTCATGCACCCGGACCGCGTCGTGATCGGGTCGCGCGACGAGGAAGCCATCGCGATCGTGAAAGACGTCTACTCGCCTCTCTCGATCGCCGGCGTTCCGTTCGTCGTCACGGACGTCGAGTCGGCCGAGCTCATCAAGTACGCCTCGAACGGCTTCCTCGCGCTCAAGATCACGTTCATCAACGAGATCGCGATGATGTGCGACAAGATGGGCGCCGACGTCAAGGACGTCGCGCGCGGGATGGGCCTCGACAAGCGCATCGCCCCGCAGTTCCTGAACCCGGGCCCCGGCTACGGCGGCTCGTGCTTCCCGAAAGACTCTTCGGCCGTCGTGGACCTCGCCCGCAAGGTGGGCTACACGTTCGAGCTCATGGAGGCGACGCTCTCCGCGAACGACCGGGTCAAGGCCCGCATGATCGAGAAGGTCGAGGGCCTCTGCGGGAGCGTGAAGGGCAAGCGCGTCGCGCTCCTCGGCATCGCCTTCAAGCCCGAGACGGACGACATCCGCGAGAGCGCGAGCCTGAAGCTCGCCTCGGACCTCCTCGCGCGCGGCGCGGACGTCGTCGCGTACGACCCGGCCGCGATGGAGAACGCCCGCAAGGAGATGCCGCGGCTCAAGCTCGCCGAGGACCAGTACGCCTGCATCGCGGGCGCCGACATTCTCGTCCTCGCCACGGACTGGAACCAGTTCCGCAAGCTCGACCTCCCCCGGATCGAGAAGACGATGAAGGCGAAGAACTTCGTCGACCTCCGGAACCTCTACGAGCCGAAGGAGATGAAGAAGGCGGGCTGGAACTACGTCGGGCTCGGGCGCGCCTGA